The Glycine soja cultivar W05 chromosome 15, ASM419377v2, whole genome shotgun sequence region agatataataatctttatccaataaaagatcattatatatatattgatctaCTTGAGTTATTGATGTCCTATTCACAATAATCTTACGATTAAgaataatttgaattaaaattataagagacttaattctcatttttataatctctattatgataaaaaaaatctttaattttaatcaaagacTATCAAGTCaaactattttaataaaacagtataaaaaataataataaaataataacactttattattaaaattaaaacttgatTACATAAATTGAATCTGAATCATACGCAATTATTTCGAACATCCACTTGCTTCTTCAGCTCCCTTATCTTAATCTCCCTCTCCACTACCCTCTTGGGAATCCCCGTGCATTACAGCTTCTTGGTTAGCTTCGTTCGTTCTCTTAGTATTTTCTTTCAGGGTTTATGGCTTGTGGTTATGGGCTAACAAGAGAGATATTGAACGTTTGATACGCACTGTGGTACAGGATAAAAAAACAGGACCAGCCAACTACCTAAGTTATtggacaactttttattttatgttatttgatgAACTATGTACaacacaaatataataatatgaaatttaccagcatatcctttttaatttatcaaaataaccttgCGAAAATCTTGGGACAAGAATATGCTAATTTTCAGTTCTATATTCTCGGAAACTTTTAGCGTGAAAATGTGCAAGGTAAGGGCTTCAAAATTACTTTCCACCGCGGCATAAATTATCATTCTGTTTGTAATTGTTCCCTCATCTCTACGTTGCTTCTATTGTTGATTCATTAGTTGTCCCATGTTTTCTCTTTTGTCCTGTTAAACCATTTTACCAATCAAATGCAAAACAATCATTTTTGTTCTGTCTTATCCCTATATTTTAACGAATCAAACAAACTCTTAGTAACTAAGCGTTCACCTCAGACTTGCCAAGAAGCAAAACATCCAACAATTTATGTTATCATGCACATGCCAACAAAATCACGTTTTCAGACATATTATTATCTTCAGTTTCATATACACATTCTAACAGGTATAACGAATAAGGCACACCGCGTCCAAATTCACATTCTTCCTAATTAAGTTAAATTTGGACACAAAACAAACTACTAAATCTTCAAGCTAAAGCTTGTAACCTGGACAACTTCTGTATAACATTTTGTTTCATAGACCCTTAGTCATCTCTGAAATTTTCACCTTATCTAAAATGGTGTAACTGACATTTAAGTATCATTGCACAATGCCACGTCTACACTATGTAAATTGTAATATAAACTACTATGCCACGTGTACCAGATATGCAGGGCATTAACTTGAAATTTCAATGGTAAACATATTCAGATCTACCCCTTCAAATTTGAGCACGCGTGCTTACCATAGATTATACAAGTCTTCTGATTAATAATATCTTCAACACAAACATACACTGAAGACTTCTGCAAACAGCAGGAAAGAATTACTTCATGATCTAATGAAGGGCTTGTAAGCTCGTGGAAGTCAGCCAATGTCTAATGGTAATTTTACACACTAAACAAATTATGTTTCACTCACATCTTGTCAAACTCCATAGCTCCTCAACAtatcaaaagaaacaaaaaaaaaaattactaaacgGTCAGCATTCATAAACTCTATCTATGATCTTAACAGATTTTTAAATGTAGATCATTCATAACAGGACCTGTGTATTGCATAGAAATTGAAGATATCCTTGCCCGTTAATAACTTTTCTATTAGTTTCCCATATCTAGTGGATGAAATTGGATCGGGATCCTCCTCATTTTGTATCAACAACCTTGACCATTTTATATTTGGAGTATCAGGATCCTCCTTATTTACGCTATGCAGTTTCAAACAAGTTATTGTAATCTGTAAAGCTCATATAAATGATAAGTAATAGTATGTTTAAAGCACAACTAGTAAAGAGTATTTCtgaataatttacaaaatcGGAATACATGATTCTCAAAAACATTTTGTATGAAAGACCAGCATCTTCATCTCTAAATTTAGCAAAACAATCTAAGCGAATTGAAACTCCTTTAGCTACCTTATAACACCACTGCACCCAGGCATTCTCTCCATTCTCTGATTCTGAATGGCTCTTCTAACCAGTGATACATCCTCCCACCTTCCTGCATCTGCGTATATGTTTGATAGGAGAACTTTACCTCCACCGTGTGATGGTGCCAACCCTGCCAAACTCTCTGCAGCCCTCTCTCCTATATTGACATCTCCATGAGTTCTACATGCTGCTAATAAAGTTCCCCATATCACAATGTCAGCCTTCATTGGCATGCTCCTTATCATTTCCTCAGCTTCTTCTAATAGCCCAGCTCTGCCCAAAAGATCAACCATACAGCCATAATGCTTGATATCTGGTTCGACATTATATGCACTCTTCATGATTCTAAATATTCTTCGCCCAGGCTCCACCAACCCAGCATGACAACAAGCACTAAGGACTCCTATAAATGTAATTGGATTTGGTTTGATATTATACCTCTGCATATCAGAGAAAACATCTAGGCACATACTTGCATGTCCATGCGAGGCTAACCCACATATAATTGCATTCCATGGGGACACAGAAAAGGTTTTGTCTCGAATCTGATTGAAAAATTGCAAGGCACTGTTGATGCTCCCACACTTTGCATACATATCAATTAGAGCTGCACGTAAATTGTCATTCAATGGGATGGATTCATTACATATGTATTCATGAGCCCATCTTCCCTCCTTCAATGTGCCTAATGTGGCAATTGCAGAGAATACACTCACCATCGTAACTTCATTTGGTTTGATCCCACTGGCTACCATTTTATGGAAGAGTTCAAGAGCGATTCTGGACTGGTCAGTTTGTGCGTAGCCAGAAATCATGGTACTCCATGAAAACACATCTCTTTCAGGCATGTCATCAAAGATTTTCCTTGCCTGGTCCAccattctattttttatgaatcCAGAAACAAGAGCATTCCACGACTCTAGGTGATCCTTTGCGCCCACTTCAAATTGCAAACAAGCAAGGTCCATCATCCCACAAGCTGCATAAAAATGGATGATAGTAGTCTGTATAAAATTGTAACAGTCAAAGCCTTTCTTAACAACCATTCCATGCAATTGCCAACCATCACCAATTGCATTCAGACGACCACATGCTGAAACCAAATTCACAACTAGGATTTCATTAAGTGCAAGCCCACTTCGTAGCATTGCACGATACATCACCAAAGCTTCATGTAAACGATTCATTAGGATATAACCATCAATCATTGTTCCCCAAGAAATCACATCCTTATCAGGAACTCTCTCAAACAACTCCCTGGCCATGTCAACAAGGCCAGCCTTTGCATATCCGTTTAACATTACATTCCAAGAGACCAAATTCACTTCAGGCATCCTGTCAAACAACCTTCTTGCTTCCCCTACACCCGAACAAAGACAGTACGCACGCATCAAATTTGTCGAAACAAGAACCAACCCCTCAACAAACAACTTAATAGCAATCGCATGAATCATTCGACAGTTCAAAATTTCACCAAAATGTGAGCAAGCATATATCACATTTACCAGAGTCAAGTCATTAGGGACCACCCCATCAGACCTCATGTCCTTGAAAACCTCTAGAGCTTCTCGAAAGCATTCATTTTGGACGAGACCCATTATCATGGTGGTGTAGGAGACACAACCTTTGTCAGGCATTATGTCAAACAGTTTGCGGGCATTGTCCAATTGACCAGCTTTGGCATACCCACAAACCATAATGTTACAGGAAATAGGGTTCAACGTGGGACAAGCATCAAACAGCAATTGGGCATCTTTAATTGAACCGCGTTTTGCGTACATGTTGATCAAGCTGTTTTGAATGAAGGTGTTGGAATGGAGTCCGAGTTTCAATACCAGAGAATGAAGTTGGCGACCCTGAGAGGAGGAAGAACAATATTTGAGCGCGGAAACCAATGCAAGCTCGCACTCGTAGTGGTTCTGGTGAAGCCTCGCATTGCAGAAAATGCCAATGAAGTGTTGTGGGTCTTGCACGTGTGGAGAGGCATTGGTGGAACTGGAAAAGGAAACCCATTTTGATCTTAGAATTGGGTTTGGTGATGGAAGCTCAACTGAAAGAGAAAAGGGTAAGGATCGAGGCAAGATTTTGAGTTTGAGTCTGAGACTCGCAGAAATGAAGACTAACAACATGAGACGCGAccattagactcaaaattcgaTCCTTCTCTGCTATTTAGATTTTCACATGTCATCTACACATTTAGCTGAAGAATTCTGgttgttttcacttttcaggCTTAAATACCTTTCTAATTTCTCGAATTTTGaccaattttttcttcttcttaaatttaaaagtaatttcttagtattttaatttgaaaatagttTGCCGTttgttttatgatattttagttCCTGATAAGATTCAAAAgtgagttattttaaaattaaaatacttaaaaatcattttgaatCTGAAAGACTAAATAAATTTAGTCCAAAtttaaaggagaaaaaatatatttaagatttgtttttaattcGCTAAATTATTTGTAGATCACCAAATTTTCAAATAGGTCTTCATGGTTTAAAAGTTCTGAATAAATGTttctaaagaattttaaataaattgttactcactaaaaaaatcattaagactctattatttcttattatattattaaagtatatttaaaaaattatataaattatggttatattttaaatgacaaatgacacaataaattgatttttatatttgaataaataataatgcaCTTATGATATAAAGTCACAAAGTGATgaataataagtttattaatttttataataactaattaactacttaaattataatatcattatCAACGATTTCATATTAGtttatagtttaaaaacttACAATGACATTTCAtatctattaaattatttatattttatcttacaATGACATACTTTCATACTTTCTGATACACGCCGTtccattaattgaaatttacatCAAACATCTATTTAATTCATCATTACTAAATATccagttaaaatatatttggaaAAAATAATCCATTTAATTCTGTTTGAATTGTACAAACCTATTATAATTTACATGCGAAGATTGTCTCAGACAAATTTTACTTATTCATCAATAACGGAAAAAGTTTGTccatttatttaatgtttattatgcataaattaataaagaaaaatgcaaACAATACCCTCTATAATACTCTACACCTAAGTCCCAACATAcggagaaaatatttttgtaggGTTTCGCATTAATAAACAAGGAAATAGCCGAGTTGGTAAGTAAAAACACGGATTCTTGCATGTAGAGGGTCCACATACGGATTTGGCTGTTCCACAGGGGTAATGAAACATAATCTACATTGGGTACAATCACGTTATTCACACCATGAGCTAGTCCATCCATGATCCATGACTTAAAAGACCATTTCAATCCATAATGTATACTATTTTCGAAGGGCTTAGGTGAAATGACTTGAGAGACAATGAAGTCAGCAATTTTAGGACACCTACAATTAATGAAATGGGTCGATGATGAATCACATATTTATTGCAGTTAATTCTGTAGGATCCTTCCAAAGTTTATATAGACTACTAGATAGTGCAGATATATAAGGAAGGATTGTTAAGACCAGAttgctatttttcttaaaaaaaatggttctgATCAGAAGTTTTGCAGTAAATGATGAGAATAATATAAATGAGATGCCAGCGGTGGTAACATCACAGTCAATCAACGATGATCTCCTCCTCCATTAAGAGTCGCACTGGGTGGGGTCCTGCTCAAATCATTAAAACCAGATGTTCAGATTTACCATTCAAATTTATTCAAGTCCATCAAACAAAACTTCCAGTATACAATAAATTCTACTGGGTAACATTTggcccaactttttttttaaccccTTTTATATTCTAGAGTTTCTTTAAAGTAGTGATTAGCCCGACTTTTCTTTTTAAGGagaaaagaaaccaaaaaaagttaGCTAAATGCTACCTTTGTGGATAAAACAGGAAAGTTTATGACAATAGAATTATCACTAGTCACTACGACAATTCCAGAGAATAATTTACCAAAAAAGTTCAGAGTCAAATGCACTGTGAGAAAACAAATTGAGATAATTCTGTATATGACGGGATGATAGTCAGTTACATAAGCACAACaggttgaaaattgaaatttatatatgCTGTTGCAGATTCATAAAACACTGATAGTTGAACATGGGAAACACAGTTGAGGCTTCGTGCTTTTGTACCAAAGTATCTGGTGTCaccaataatttttattagtgaaaagataaaatgattcaaaattgtgagacaatcatatcaaaattccaaaaaaaagtTGTTCACGTTTGAGGTTACAACAGGGGTGGTAATAGAGGCAAAGAGATCAGAGTAGCATTTCATAGATGGGTCAAAGCCCCCATTTCTTCCATAGGGCATGGAAAATAGTTCTTTATGACATTCACCTATGCTACACAGGTAAAGCCCATATGCAAAGTGCTCACAACCAATAGGCACATTAGTCTACTTACCGATAAAGTAATCCACCTATGCAATGTACAatcagttatatatatatatactaagttGGCCACAACAAACAGAGCAAAGTAGTTTTATTATCCTAGACATTTAAAGCAGTGCTAAAGTAGATATCTCCTTCGTAGCTTTATTGAATGCAATCCAGTTGAATTAAAAGCCAAAGTGTACCCCTACACTACTTGCTTGTATAGTTGTATTATTGTTGTGATAATTGCAATCTGATCTAGGACCGG contains the following coding sequences:
- the LOC114385709 gene encoding pentatricopeptide repeat-containing protein At5g19020, mitochondrial yields the protein MLLVFISASLRLKLKILPRSLPFSLSVELPSPNPILRSKWVSFSSSTNASPHVQDPQHFIGIFCNARLHQNHYECELALVSALKYCSSSSQGRQLHSLVLKLGLHSNTFIQNSLINMYAKRGSIKDAQLLFDACPTLNPISCNIMVCGYAKAGQLDNARKLFDIMPDKGCVSYTTMIMGLVQNECFREALEVFKDMRSDGVVPNDLTLVNVIYACSHFGEILNCRMIHAIAIKLFVEGLVLVSTNLMRAYCLCSGVGEARRLFDRMPEVNLVSWNVMLNGYAKAGLVDMARELFERVPDKDVISWGTMIDGYILMNRLHEALVMYRAMLRSGLALNEILVVNLVSACGRLNAIGDGWQLHGMVVKKGFDCYNFIQTTIIHFYAACGMMDLACLQFEVGAKDHLESWNALVSGFIKNRMVDQARKIFDDMPERDVFSWSTMISGYAQTDQSRIALELFHKMVASGIKPNEVTMVSVFSAIATLGTLKEGRWAHEYICNESIPLNDNLRAALIDMYAKCGSINSALQFFNQIRDKTFSVSPWNAIICGLASHGHASMCLDVFSDMQRYNIKPNPITFIGVLSACCHAGLVEPGRRIFRIMKSAYNVEPDIKHYGCMVDLLGRAGLLEEAEEMIRSMPMKADIVIWGTLLAACRTHGDVNIGERAAESLAGLAPSHGGGKVLLSNIYADAGRWEDVSLVRRAIQNQRMERMPGCSGVIR